The Pelosinus sp. IPA-1 genome contains a region encoding:
- a CDS encoding PTS lactose/cellobiose transporter subunit IIA, with protein METIILNIIIQSGDARSFAMEAIQCAKNGEFDKARELMEQSKDKLGCAHKEQTKLIHAEAGGGKTEISLLLIHAQDHLMTAMTVKDLANEIVEVYSRL; from the coding sequence ATGGAGACCATAATACTAAATATCATAATACAAAGCGGCGACGCTAGAAGCTTTGCAATGGAAGCTATACAATGTGCTAAAAACGGAGAGTTTGATAAAGCAAGAGAATTGATGGAGCAGTCAAAAGATAAATTAGGCTGTGCCCACAAAGAACAAACCAAACTAATTCATGCAGAAGCCGGAGGAGGGAAAACAGAAATTTCATTACTATTGATACATGCACAAGATCATCTAATGACAGCAATGACGGTGAAAGATCTTGCAAATGAAATTGTTGAGGTTTATTCAAGGTTGTAA
- a CDS encoding MupG family TIM beta-alpha barrel fold protein has protein sequence MRQLGISLYPNHTSVAENIAYIELASQYGFKRIFTCLLSVDQDIEQAINEFKIITACAKRNNMEVIADVAPAIFTKYGVSYQDLSFFKELGLDGIRLDLGFSGIEEAYMTLNPYGLKIELNASNGTKYVDNIVSYHPNVENILGCHNFYPHVYTGLGYNHFIKCSKQFKDLGIRTAAFVNSKSAMFGPWPVTEGLCTLEMHRNLSIDVQTRHLFATNVIDDVIIANAFASEEELKCLSEIDKYMLEFTAVFANHIPELEKKIVLEEFHFNRGDVSEYVARSTQSRVKYKDHNFPPFNTPDIKRGDILIESSLYSRYAGELQIALKDMKNSGKTNVVGRIVEEEIFLLDYLEPWMKFKFTDLNK, from the coding sequence ATGCGACAATTGGGAATATCATTGTATCCAAATCATACCAGCGTGGCGGAAAATATAGCATATATTGAGCTTGCTTCCCAATATGGGTTTAAACGAATCTTTACTTGTCTACTATCTGTAGATCAAGATATTGAGCAAGCGATAAATGAATTTAAAATAATAACTGCCTGTGCAAAGCGAAATAATATGGAAGTGATTGCTGATGTTGCGCCAGCAATCTTCACAAAGTATGGAGTATCGTACCAAGATCTATCCTTCTTTAAGGAATTAGGTCTTGATGGTATACGTTTAGATTTAGGTTTTAGCGGGATAGAAGAAGCATATATGACTTTGAACCCTTATGGATTAAAAATAGAGTTAAATGCTAGTAATGGTACTAAGTATGTAGATAACATTGTTTCTTATCATCCCAATGTAGAAAATATTTTAGGGTGTCACAATTTTTACCCTCATGTTTATACTGGATTAGGATATAACCATTTCATAAAATGCAGCAAACAATTCAAAGATTTAGGGATTAGAACAGCAGCTTTTGTAAACTCCAAATCTGCTATGTTCGGCCCCTGGCCGGTAACAGAAGGGCTATGCACCTTGGAGATGCATAGGAATTTATCGATTGATGTGCAAACCAGGCACTTGTTTGCTACAAATGTAATTGATGATGTTATTATCGCCAATGCTTTTGCTTCCGAAGAAGAATTAAAATGTTTAAGTGAAATTGACAAATATATGCTAGAATTTACGGCTGTATTTGCAAATCATATTCCTGAGTTAGAAAAGAAGATTGTCCTAGAAGAATTTCACTTCAATCGAGGAGATGTGTCAGAGTATGTTGCTAGATCAACACAATCTAGAGTGAAGTACAAAGATCATAATTTTCCACCATTTAATACCCCAGACATAAAAAGAGGCGATATTTTAATCGAATCCTCTCTATATTCTAGATATGCAGGTGAGTTGCAAATTGCCTTAAAAGACATGAAAAATAGCGGTAAAACGAATGTAGTAGGTAGAATCGTTGAAGAAGAAATATTCCTATTAGACTATTTGGAACCTTGGATGAAATTTAAATTTACAGATCTAAATAAATAG
- a CDS encoding S-layer homology domain-containing protein — protein MNKKIIATVVAAFVLGSGTALAASNPFADVSPNDWAYGAVKNLAQAGLIDGYGDGTFKGDKSVTRYEMAQLVGKAMYRSDKANAEQKATIDKLAAEYKDELQNLGVRMAKVEKSVDGVKDLKISNWIQSEDTFGNTRGLTLREYDWEYRLAVEKQVSDKVHAMYQFRTYTGLDSQRWGYGNASGVNDRTNQRGALTTRQAWVSYQANANTGVTIGKQVLWDGFIWDDFIRGISINTKLGDKTSLVAATGRYDLSNGPYDSVNGYNVNGVINTASLSTKVGDLDIAAKWIVGSYDLSSNRGGNIVGGLASYTLPGGIGLQAGYAKNTRENDHNKLEKFQISKRVGGTDVFMQYWKQDSKLNAPMENGDHMAWWGDMYGGHDIKGWRLITDTPIDKHFDVSCYYGDYKVQDTNTKAKKYGVDLTYSF, from the coding sequence ATGAACAAAAAAATTATCGCCACTGTGGTTGCCGCTTTTGTATTAGGTTCAGGAACTGCTCTTGCAGCTAGTAATCCTTTTGCTGATGTTTCCCCTAATGACTGGGCATATGGTGCTGTGAAAAATCTAGCACAGGCAGGCCTCATTGACGGTTATGGTGATGGTACTTTTAAAGGTGATAAGAGCGTTACTCGTTATGAAATGGCTCAACTAGTAGGGAAAGCGATGTATAGATCTGATAAAGCCAATGCTGAGCAAAAAGCTACCATTGACAAATTAGCTGCAGAATACAAAGATGAACTACAAAACCTTGGCGTTCGAATGGCGAAAGTGGAAAAAAGCGTTGACGGGGTAAAAGACTTAAAAATTTCTAACTGGATTCAATCTGAAGATACTTTTGGAAATACTCGGGGACTTACATTGCGTGAGTATGACTGGGAATACCGTTTGGCAGTTGAAAAGCAAGTAAGTGATAAAGTTCATGCAATGTATCAATTCAGAACCTATACTGGTCTAGATTCACAAAGATGGGGATATGGTAATGCCAGTGGCGTGAATGATAGAACAAACCAACGTGGTGCGTTGACTACACGCCAAGCGTGGGTTAGTTATCAGGCTAATGCCAATACTGGTGTTACTATTGGTAAACAAGTGCTTTGGGATGGATTTATTTGGGATGACTTCATTCGAGGTATTAGCATAAATACCAAATTAGGTGATAAGACGAGTTTAGTTGCTGCAACAGGCCGTTATGATCTTTCCAATGGTCCATATGACAGTGTTAATGGCTATAATGTAAATGGAGTAATTAATACAGCCTCTTTATCCACTAAAGTTGGTGATTTGGATATTGCCGCTAAATGGATAGTCGGTAGCTATGATCTTAGTTCTAATCGGGGTGGCAATATAGTTGGAGGATTAGCGAGTTACACCTTGCCAGGTGGTATTGGTCTCCAGGCTGGTTATGCTAAAAATACCCGGGAAAATGATCACAATAAATTGGAAAAATTTCAGATTTCCAAACGAGTTGGCGGTACAGATGTATTCATGCAATACTGGAAACAAGATTCCAAACTCAATGCACCGATGGAAAATGGAGACCATATGGCATGGTGGGGTGACATGTATGGTGGTCATGATATAAAAGGCTGGCGTTTAATTACAGATACGCCAATTGACAAACATTTTGATGTCTCCTGCTACTATGGTGATTATAAAGTTCAGGATACCAATACAAAAGCTAAGAAATATGGTGTTGATTTAACTTATAGTTTCTAG
- a CDS encoding sensor histidine kinase, with protein MKNGESCITGKTFDTQEGNAVKYAVSLSLLTVLIITFLLGGTFIFLIEHELAVDIPWLRHKDANILHSAANEDIESFHNDRKKILVLHSYDSEMPWVKLEEEGIKSVFQQEKQAILSFEYMDTKYNITPDYLNNLYKFYEQKYKGKKFDAVIVTDDAAYDFARTYQQTLFPLTPIIFCGVNYFNEADIKDKEWVTGVIEDVDIKKTIEVALALQPQVKKIVVINDETAVGKANKQLLEKSMPIFKEKVQFVFLEKMAMSEVLEQVGNLSDDTIVLLMTFNVDKNDTIFSYEESGNLIGARSRVPVYCFWDFYLQDGMLGGMITSGYNQGKTAGQMARKIVFDGAKLADMPVITESTKQYMFDFNALRKAGIKEEQLPAGSVIVNKPVTFYETYKSLVWFLMALFVVLLFLVTVLAFNINRRRKVEEEIRQLNRALENQVTERTRALQDTNSTLRQTLEDLHQARRHLVESEKMALLGELVAGIAHEINTPIGNSITAISHLTMLTGEFNQKFLDGQMKRSDLEIYLDSCNKVSKIITTNLDRAAELIRSFKQVAVDQLVEERRNFDLKEYIQDVLVSLNPQLKKTQHKINVTCPEGIKVYWYPGAFWQIISNMLNNSILHAYYPDELGTISITVSYEAGIITLIYADDGKGMEPEVQKKIFEPFFTTRRGTGGTGLGMHIVYNLVVFKMKGTVECTSQLGNGTVFTIKLPERT; from the coding sequence ATGAAAAATGGCGAAAGTTGTATTACAGGTAAAACGTTTGATACGCAGGAGGGAAATGCTGTGAAATATGCAGTGTCTTTAAGCTTACTAACTGTGCTGATTATTACGTTTTTATTGGGTGGAACTTTCATTTTTCTAATCGAGCACGAATTGGCAGTAGATATTCCTTGGTTGAGGCATAAAGATGCTAATATTCTACATTCTGCTGCTAATGAAGATATAGAATCTTTTCACAACGACCGAAAAAAGATATTGGTTCTTCATTCCTATGACTCTGAGATGCCTTGGGTGAAATTAGAAGAAGAGGGGATTAAATCAGTTTTTCAACAGGAAAAGCAGGCGATACTTTCTTTTGAGTATATGGATACGAAATATAATATTACCCCTGATTATCTAAATAACTTATATAAATTTTATGAGCAAAAATATAAAGGAAAGAAATTTGATGCTGTGATTGTTACGGATGATGCAGCTTATGACTTTGCACGAACATACCAGCAAACCCTTTTTCCTCTCACTCCGATTATTTTCTGTGGTGTTAATTATTTTAATGAAGCAGATATAAAAGACAAGGAATGGGTAACAGGAGTTATTGAGGACGTTGATATAAAGAAAACAATTGAAGTTGCCTTAGCCCTACAGCCTCAAGTGAAAAAGATTGTTGTTATTAATGATGAAACTGCAGTTGGTAAGGCTAATAAGCAATTATTAGAAAAGAGTATGCCTATTTTTAAGGAAAAGGTACAATTTGTATTCTTAGAAAAAATGGCTATGTCAGAAGTTCTAGAGCAAGTAGGCAACCTTTCAGATGACACAATCGTATTACTGATGACTTTTAATGTAGATAAGAATGATACGATCTTTAGTTATGAGGAAAGTGGTAATTTAATTGGTGCAAGAAGTAGGGTGCCTGTATATTGTTTTTGGGACTTCTATTTACAAGATGGTATGTTAGGCGGGATGATAACCAGCGGGTATAATCAAGGAAAAACTGCGGGCCAGATGGCCCGAAAGATTGTGTTTGATGGTGCAAAATTAGCTGACATGCCTGTGATAACAGAAAGTACTAAGCAGTACATGTTTGATTTTAATGCACTACGCAAGGCTGGTATCAAGGAAGAACAATTACCAGCAGGTAGTGTTATTGTGAATAAGCCAGTTACCTTCTATGAAACGTATAAATCCTTAGTTTGGTTCTTGATGGCACTATTTGTAGTATTGCTGTTTTTAGTAACAGTATTAGCTTTTAATATAAACCGCCGTAGGAAGGTTGAGGAGGAGATCCGTCAGCTCAATAGGGCCTTAGAGAATCAAGTCACTGAGCGGACTAGGGCATTGCAGGATACCAATTCTACCTTAAGACAGACCTTGGAAGACTTACATCAGGCTCGTCGTCACTTGGTAGAGTCAGAGAAAATGGCCTTATTAGGTGAGTTAGTAGCAGGTATAGCACATGAAATAAACACTCCGATAGGAAATAGTATTACGGCAATTTCGCATTTGACAATGTTGACAGGAGAATTCAATCAAAAATTCTTGGATGGCCAAATGAAACGATCCGATTTAGAAATCTATTTAGATTCTTGTAATAAGGTAAGTAAAATTATTACTACTAATCTAGATCGTGCTGCAGAGTTGATTCGTAGTTTTAAACAAGTTGCAGTTGACCAGTTAGTTGAAGAACGGCGAAATTTTGATTTGAAAGAATACATACAGGATGTATTGGTAAGCCTAAATCCTCAATTGAAAAAGACTCAGCACAAAATAAACGTAACTTGTCCTGAGGGCATTAAGGTTTACTGGTATCCTGGAGCATTTTGGCAAATTATATCAAATATGCTAAACAATTCTATATTACATGCTTATTATCCAGACGAACTAGGCACGATTTCCATTACTGTTTCTTATGAAGCTGGGATTATCACCTTGATTTATGCAGATGATGGAAAAGGTATGGAGCCAGAGGTGCAAAAGAAGATCTTTGAGCCATTTTTTACAACACGGCGGGGTACTGGTGGTACTGGCCTTGGTATGCATATTGTCTATAATTTGGTGGTTTTTAAAATGAAAGGAACCGTTGAGTGTACTAGTCAGCTGGGAAACGGTACGGTTTTTACAATAAAACTTCCAGAACGTACTTAA
- a CDS encoding DUF3369 domain-containing protein, producing the protein MDDELLFVEETDVRDSKAAGQIKVLIVDDEEEVHIVTKLVLNNFVFEGKKIELLSVYSASEAKTVLEEHGDIALILLDVVMERADAGLELVKYIRDVMENKLVRIVLRTGQPGEAPEAQIIVEYDINDYKEKTELTAQKLITTLISALRSHRDLLTIAMNKQGLEKIIQSSPEIFRMQSMQNFAAGVLMQLIAMLGLNKNSLYVKVSSFAATRKKDGEIKVLAATGTFDSETYENISIDVKNKLDYVLMAKQSIFFEDYFILYWQSADDYVYLIYMEGGQRLSELDRRLLDVFCLNVSSAFENLKLHLEMYNTQREVFFRLAEVAETRSKETGNHVRRVAEYARLLAEKYGLPDDEVDLIHLATPMHDIGKLGIPDEILNKPGKLTLTEFEVVKLHANIGYDMLKGSHLTMLKAAAIIAQQHHERYDGKGYSSGLKGEEIHIYARIAAIADVFDALSCKRVYKEAWPLNEILTYFKEAKGGQFDPVLVDLFFTNLDEIIKVREKYADE; encoded by the coding sequence ATGGATGATGAATTGTTATTTGTAGAAGAGACGGATGTACGTGATAGTAAGGCAGCAGGACAGATAAAGGTTTTGATCGTTGATGACGAAGAAGAAGTACATATTGTTACCAAGCTAGTATTAAATAACTTTGTATTTGAAGGTAAAAAGATTGAGCTTCTTAGTGTTTATTCTGCTAGTGAAGCTAAGACGGTACTAGAGGAACATGGGGATATTGCTCTTATTTTATTAGATGTTGTCATGGAGAGAGCGGATGCCGGGTTAGAACTGGTAAAATACATTCGAGACGTTATGGAAAATAAGTTGGTGCGGATTGTATTGCGTACGGGCCAGCCCGGAGAAGCTCCAGAAGCCCAGATTATTGTTGAATACGACATTAATGATTATAAAGAAAAAACGGAATTAACAGCCCAAAAGCTGATAACTACCTTAATCTCTGCGTTGCGTTCTCATCGAGATTTATTGACAATTGCCATGAATAAACAAGGGTTAGAAAAAATTATCCAGTCTTCACCTGAGATTTTTCGTATGCAATCCATGCAAAACTTTGCCGCTGGTGTACTAATGCAACTCATCGCAATGCTTGGACTTAATAAGAATAGCTTGTATGTCAAGGTATCGAGTTTTGCCGCTACGCGAAAGAAGGATGGAGAAATAAAGGTTTTAGCAGCTACAGGTACCTTTGATAGTGAAACCTACGAAAATATTTCGATTGACGTGAAAAATAAACTTGATTACGTTCTTATGGCGAAACAAAGTATATTTTTTGAGGATTACTTTATTCTTTACTGGCAAAGTGCAGACGATTATGTGTATCTAATTTATATGGAGGGTGGACAAAGACTTAGTGAGTTAGATAGGCGTTTATTAGATGTTTTTTGCTTAAATGTTTCTTCTGCCTTTGAAAATCTTAAATTGCATTTAGAAATGTATAATACACAACGAGAGGTTTTCTTTAGGTTGGCCGAAGTGGCAGAAACGCGCTCAAAAGAAACAGGCAACCATGTAAGACGTGTTGCTGAATATGCTCGTTTGCTGGCTGAAAAATATGGATTACCAGATGATGAAGTGGATCTAATTCATTTAGCGACTCCTATGCATGATATAGGTAAGCTAGGGATCCCTGATGAGATATTAAATAAACCAGGGAAATTAACGCTAACCGAGTTTGAAGTTGTCAAACTTCACGCTAATATTGGCTATGATATGTTAAAGGGATCTCATTTAACGATGTTAAAGGCAGCAGCTATTATTGCGCAGCAACACCATGAACGATATGATGGCAAGGGATATTCTAGTGGGTTAAAAGGGGAAGAAATTCATATTTATGCTAGAATCGCCGCCATTGCCGATGTCTTTGATGCACTAAGCTGCAAAAGAGTCTATAAAGAAGCCTGGCCATTAAATGAAATTTTGACCTATTTCAAGGAGGCTAAGGGAGGACAATTTGATCCTGTATTAGTTGATTTATTTTTTACTAATTTGGATGAAATCATTAAGGTGAGAGAAAAGTATGCAGATGAATAA
- the deoD gene encoding purine-nucleoside phosphorylase, producing MSLHIDAKEGDIASTVLMPGDPLRAKFIAENFLENAVCYNEVRGMYGYTGYYQGKRVSVQGSGMGIPSISIYAHELMTSYNVKNIIRIGTCGSLQENVKIKDIVLAMSASHDSNINLQRFEGMTFAPTANFELLKKAYDVAQRLGIETKVGNVFTTDTFYHDDCEDWKRWTKFGVLAVEMETAGLYTLAAKHGVKALTIVTVSDSLVTGEATSAAERQTTFTQMMKIALEMVE from the coding sequence ATGAGTTTACATATTGATGCAAAAGAAGGCGATATCGCTAGTACGGTATTAATGCCTGGTGATCCACTTAGAGCTAAGTTTATAGCGGAAAACTTTTTGGAAAATGCTGTTTGTTATAATGAAGTGCGTGGTATGTACGGGTATACAGGATATTACCAGGGCAAAAGAGTTTCTGTACAAGGTTCGGGAATGGGGATTCCTTCTATATCTATTTATGCCCATGAGTTAATGACGAGCTATAATGTGAAAAATATTATTCGGATTGGTACTTGCGGATCATTACAGGAAAATGTAAAAATTAAGGACATTGTTCTCGCTATGTCAGCTTCTCATGATTCTAATATTAATCTACAACGGTTTGAGGGTATGACCTTTGCTCCTACAGCAAATTTTGAATTATTAAAAAAGGCATATGATGTAGCGCAGCGGTTAGGGATTGAAACTAAAGTCGGAAATGTGTTTACAACGGATACCTTTTATCATGATGATTGTGAGGATTGGAAGCGTTGGACCAAATTTGGTGTATTGGCCGTCGAGATGGAAACGGCAGGATTATATACTTTGGCTGCAAAACATGGTGTAAAGGCGTTAACCATTGTGACAGTGAGTGATAGCTTAGTTACAGGTGAAGCTACTTCTGCTGCGGAACGGCAGACGACTTTTACGCAAATGATGAAAATAGCTTTGGAAATGGTAGAGTAA
- the thiS gene encoding sulfur carrier protein ThiS translates to MLNGNLEKIAEEINLSTFLLSKGLNLDTIIVEYQGNIVKKEEWATITLQDKDCLEVLKFVGGG, encoded by the coding sequence ATGCTAAACGGAAACCTTGAAAAAATAGCGGAGGAGATAAATTTATCTACGTTTTTACTTAGCAAAGGTTTGAATCTTGACACCATTATTGTGGAATATCAAGGCAATATAGTAAAGAAAGAGGAATGGGCAACGATTACTTTGCAAGATAAGGATTGTTTAGAAGTACTAAAATTTGTTGGCGGAGGCTGA